A genome region from Arachis duranensis cultivar V14167 chromosome 6, aradu.V14167.gnm2.J7QH, whole genome shotgun sequence includes the following:
- the LOC107493494 gene encoding cytokinin riboside 5'-monophosphate phosphoribohydrolase LOG3 isoform X1 has protein sequence MERNEIRHSKFKRICVFCGSSPGKKTTYQDAAIQLANELVSRNIDLVYGGGSIGLMGLVSQAVHHGGRHVIGVIPKTLMPRELTGETVGEVKAVADMHQRKAEMAKHSDAFIALPGGYGTLEELLEVITWAQLGIHDKPVGLVNVDGYFNSLLSFIDKAVEEGFISPNARHIIVSAPTAKELVKKLEEYVPCHEGVASKLSWQMEQQLAYPHHQDYDISR, from the exons atgGAGAGAAATGAGATAAGgcattcaaagttcaaaaggaTTTGTGTGTTCTGCGGAAGTAGCCCCGGCAAGAAAACTACCTACCAAGATGCTGCTATTCAGCTTGCCAACGAATTG gtgtcaaggaACATTGATCTCGTGTATGGAGGTGGAAGCATTGGGCTAATGGGTTTGGTTTCACAAGCTGTTCATCATGGTGGTAGGCATGTCATTGG AGTTATTCCCAAGACTCTAATGCCTCGAGAG TTAACTGGAGAAACAGTGGGAGAAGTAAAAGCTGTAGCAGATATGCACCAAAGGAAAGCAGAGATGGCAAAGCATTCAGATGCCTTTATTGCCTTACCAG GGGGTTATGGAACACTAGAGGAGCTTCTTGAAGTCATAACCTGGGCACAACTTGGGATTCATGACAAGccg GTGGGGTTAGTGAATGTTGATGGTTACTTCAATTCCCTGCTTTCATTCATTGAcaaagcagtggaagaagggtTCATTAGCCCAAATGCCCGTCACATAATTGTGTCAGCACCAACAGCAAAAGAGTTAGTCAAGAAATTGGAG GAATACGTTCCATGTCATGAAGGTGTTGCTTCTAAGTTGAGCTGGCAGATGGAACAGCAACTTGCTTACCCTCATCATCAAGATTATGACATCTCAAGGTAG
- the LOC107493494 gene encoding cytokinin riboside 5'-monophosphate phosphoribohydrolase LOG3 isoform X2 has product MERNEIRHSKFKRICVFCGSSPGKKTTYQDAAIQLANELVSRNIDLVYGGGSIGLMGLVSQAVHHGGRHVIGVIPKTLMPRELTGETVGEVKAVADMHQRKAEMAKHSDAFIALPGGYGTLEELLEVITWAQLGIHDKPVGLVNVDGYFNSLLSFIDKAVEEGFISPNARHIIVSAPTAKELVKKLEVLLLS; this is encoded by the exons atgGAGAGAAATGAGATAAGgcattcaaagttcaaaaggaTTTGTGTGTTCTGCGGAAGTAGCCCCGGCAAGAAAACTACCTACCAAGATGCTGCTATTCAGCTTGCCAACGAATTG gtgtcaaggaACATTGATCTCGTGTATGGAGGTGGAAGCATTGGGCTAATGGGTTTGGTTTCACAAGCTGTTCATCATGGTGGTAGGCATGTCATTGG AGTTATTCCCAAGACTCTAATGCCTCGAGAG TTAACTGGAGAAACAGTGGGAGAAGTAAAAGCTGTAGCAGATATGCACCAAAGGAAAGCAGAGATGGCAAAGCATTCAGATGCCTTTATTGCCTTACCAG GGGGTTATGGAACACTAGAGGAGCTTCTTGAAGTCATAACCTGGGCACAACTTGGGATTCATGACAAGccg GTGGGGTTAGTGAATGTTGATGGTTACTTCAATTCCCTGCTTTCATTCATTGAcaaagcagtggaagaagggtTCATTAGCCCAAATGCCCGTCACATAATTGTGTCAGCACCAACAGCAAAAGAGTTAGTCAAGAAATTGGAG GTGTTGCTTCTAAGTTGA